From a single Methanofollis sp. W23 genomic region:
- a CDS encoding pyridoxamine 5'-phosphate oxidase family protein, protein MVKLNEEMKEAFSKVKTFPVATASKDGVPNVVPIGFCMLVDDETIWIADNFMKKTLANVKENPKLSLYLWGPEIKGCFQIKGDVKVVSEGEDFQKMREVVLSKMSKAPAKNLLAVKITDVYTCAPGPEAGDKLL, encoded by the coding sequence ATGGTAAAACTGAATGAAGAGATGAAAGAGGCCTTTTCAAAGGTAAAAACCTTCCCGGTGGCCACTGCATCCAAGGACGGCGTCCCCAATGTCGTGCCGATCGGCTTTTGCATGCTCGTCGACGACGAGACGATCTGGATCGCGGACAATTTCATGAAAAAGACCCTTGCCAATGTCAAGGAGAACCCGAAGCTCTCGCTCTATCTGTGGGGGCCTGAGATCAAGGGGTGCTTCCAGATCAAGGGCGACGTGAAGGTCGTCTCAGAGGGCGAAGACTTCCAGAAGATGCGCGAGGTCGTCCTCTCGAAGATGTCCAAGGCCCCGGCCAAGAACCTGCTGGCGGTCAAGATCACCGACGTCTACACCTGCGCCCCCGGTCCTGAGGCCGGCGATAAACTGCTCTGA
- a CDS encoding PKD domain-containing protein yields the protein MMRSISAAGRSRPGKYRPAAAVVIVIVALLALTGIAAGVEIPEERWRTTYDSGYNDYGYALQMTNESDFVLAGKVQNGSTSDMLLLKTDRNGTLLWNQTYDYAGYDTAHAVKETPDGGYILGGFGLIDMTYASIDGAMMVRTDENGSVLWTGPTGNVSPTWEAVQDVAVCEDGGFVLTGRDNPSAAPNAAYLVKTNETGGVEWTNGYMRDIDDTGFSVLQTDEGDYVFAGISADIINGTTDAFLRKADANGTLIWERYYPASEMNWTSQGAEGDFWTVKAVPTADGGYAVAGRVVFEKPDTAAAALIKTDAEGQVEWSRAYTSCSDTFWAEDLVERPEGGFILACHCDPPANPQNAISLIATDDTGEIEWRDFYTIGPFENDPHAIVATGDGGYAIGGEAGICENPADITNCTLDAFILRLGPREPPAPGPGPAPQPSLNADFKAFPRSGVAPLEVAFTDLSTGSPTSWAWDFGDGTGSTAQFPTHTYTKPGTYTVSLTISDGTSADTERKVGYITVSAEELKANLSFVPREAEVTEGENTTYDVVMDRAEEGIAFYYMDIDLTDPAVAEIVDVEMPAWVKSGPLVSPLPADSVQLSGIKGVTDPGKENITLCTLTVRGDLEGQTDLAVGEARVLSPVLNEYLLTAGTGSLNVTPSDFDANFTADPLNGTAPLEVNFTDTSVGSPTAWFWEFGDGDTSTEQNPAHEYAEPGLYTVILTISDGTKTDAETKADYIEVTAAPSVLAANFTADPLNGTAPLEVSFTDLSEGPVTSWFWEFGDGDTSTEQNPTHEYAEPGLYSVVLTVSDGTETDAKVEADYINVTAAPSVLAANFTAEPRSGTTPLSVGFTDLSEGPVTSWFWEFGDGDTSTEQNPTHEYAEPGLYSVVLTVSDGTETDAKVEADYIEVTPEEESTPEEEEELTPEEEEEEVTPEEESTPEEDEEELTPEEEEAAPEETT from the coding sequence ATGATGAGAAGTATCTCCGCGGCCGGAAGATCCCGGCCGGGAAAGTATCGACCAGCGGCTGCCGTCGTGATCGTGATCGTCGCCCTGCTTGCCCTGACAGGCATTGCAGCAGGCGTGGAGATCCCGGAAGAGCGCTGGCGGACGACCTATGACTCGGGCTACAACGACTACGGATATGCGCTCCAGATGACCAATGAGAGCGATTTTGTTCTTGCAGGGAAGGTGCAGAACGGATCGACCAGCGACATGCTGCTGCTGAAGACCGACAGGAACGGCACACTGCTCTGGAACCAGACCTACGACTATGCCGGATATGACACCGCACATGCCGTGAAGGAGACCCCAGACGGGGGCTATATCCTCGGGGGCTTTGGGCTCATCGATATGACATATGCATCGATCGACGGGGCGATGATGGTCAGGACCGATGAGAACGGCAGCGTGCTCTGGACCGGGCCGACCGGGAACGTGAGTCCGACCTGGGAGGCGGTCCAGGACGTTGCCGTCTGTGAAGACGGAGGGTTTGTCCTGACCGGCAGGGACAACCCGTCGGCCGCGCCGAATGCCGCATATCTCGTGAAAACCAACGAGACCGGCGGCGTGGAGTGGACGAACGGCTACATGAGAGACATCGACGACACCGGATTCTCGGTCCTGCAGACCGATGAGGGGGACTATGTCTTTGCCGGGATCTCGGCCGACATAATCAATGGGACGACCGATGCCTTCCTCAGGAAGGCCGACGCCAACGGGACGTTGATCTGGGAGCGCTACTACCCCGCGAGTGAGATGAACTGGACCTCGCAGGGTGCCGAAGGCGACTTCTGGACGGTGAAGGCGGTCCCGACTGCCGACGGGGGCTATGCCGTCGCGGGCAGGGTCGTCTTTGAAAAACCCGACACTGCCGCCGCCGCCCTGATCAAGACCGACGCCGAGGGACAGGTCGAGTGGTCCAGGGCCTATACTTCGTGTTCAGATACATTCTGGGCTGAGGATCTCGTCGAGAGACCAGAAGGCGGGTTTATCCTTGCATGCCACTGCGACCCGCCGGCAAACCCGCAGAACGCCATCTCTCTCATCGCAACCGATGACACCGGCGAGATCGAATGGCGCGACTTCTACACCATCGGTCCGTTCGAGAACGACCCGCACGCCATCGTCGCAACCGGGGACGGCGGATATGCGATCGGAGGCGAGGCCGGGATCTGCGAGAACCCGGCAGACATCACGAACTGCACGCTCGACGCCTTTATCCTCAGGCTCGGACCCAGAGAACCGCCGGCGCCAGGGCCTGGACCCGCACCTCAACCGTCGTTGAACGCCGACTTCAAGGCCTTCCCGCGGAGCGGAGTCGCACCACTGGAAGTGGCGTTCACCGACCTCTCGACCGGGTCGCCGACCTCGTGGGCATGGGACTTTGGCGATGGGACCGGGTCGACGGCACAGTTCCCGACACACACCTACACGAAACCAGGCACCTACACGGTTTCCCTGACCATCTCTGACGGGACTTCGGCCGACACCGAGAGGAAGGTCGGGTACATCACGGTCTCTGCAGAAGAACTCAAGGCGAATCTCTCCTTTGTCCCGAGAGAGGCGGAGGTAACCGAGGGGGAGAACACCACCTATGATGTCGTGATGGACCGGGCCGAGGAGGGGATCGCCTTCTACTACATGGACATCGACCTCACCGACCCGGCGGTCGCCGAGATCGTGGATGTCGAGATGCCCGCCTGGGTAAAGTCCGGTCCTCTGGTCTCGCCGCTGCCGGCAGACTCGGTCCAGCTCTCAGGGATCAAGGGGGTCACTGATCCTGGCAAAGAGAACATCACGCTCTGCACCCTGACGGTCCGCGGCGACCTGGAAGGCCAGACTGATCTTGCCGTCGGGGAGGCGCGGGTCCTGAGCCCGGTCCTGAACGAGTACCTGCTCACCGCCGGTACCGGGAGCCTCAATGTCACACCCAGTGATTTTGACGCAAACTTCACGGCCGATCCACTGAACGGCACCGCACCGCTTGAGGTGAACTTCACCGACACTTCGGTCGGGTCACCGACAGCATGGTTCTGGGAGTTCGGCGACGGGGACACCTCGACCGAGCAGAACCCGGCCCATGAGTATGCGGAGCCTGGGCTCTACACCGTGATCCTGACGATCTCTGACGGGACGAAGACCGACGCCGAGACAAAGGCGGACTACATCGAGGTCACCGCCGCACCATCGGTCCTGGCCGCGAACTTCACGGCCGATCCACTGAACGGCACTGCACCGCTTGAGGTGAGCTTCACCGATCTCTCCGAGGGCCCGGTGACCTCGTGGTTCTGGGAGTTCGGCGACGGGGACACCTCGACCGAGCAGAACCCGACTCACGAATATGCGGAGCCTGGGCTCTACTCCGTGGTCCTGACGGTCTCTGACGGGACCGAGACCGACGCAAAGGTAGAGGCCGACTACATCAATGTCACCGCCGCACCATCGGTCCTGGCCGCGAACTTCACGGCCGAGCCGCGGAGCGGCACCACGCCCTTGAGCGTGGGCTTCACCGACCTCTCCGAGGGCCCGGTGACCTCGTGGTTCTGGGAGTTCGGTGACGGGGACACCTCGACCGAGCAGAACCCGACTCACGAATATGCAGAGCCTGGGCTCTACTCCGTGGTCCTGACGGTCTCTGACGGGACCGAGACCGACGCAAAGGTAGAGGCCGACTACATCGAGGTCACACCTGAAGAAGAGAGTACTCCAGAGGAAGAAGAGGAACTGACGCCAGAGGAGGAAGAGGAAGAGGTCACACCTGAAGAAGAGAGTACTCCAGAGGAAGACGAAGAGGAACTGACACCAGAGGAGGAAGAGGCCGCGCCTGAAGAGACGACCTAA
- a CDS encoding methanogenesis marker 14 protein has product MCARFLDRFFKPKPYIVESIPPPSVAHGAGMAVPEYKVKPYFIVASVEMGNTTTKCILTGTNLETGHAYAINKTVKMSRDVRPPKPGEEVFGATLDGTKITRESVTELVRDTLLECHKEVGLSVTDDLDFVVRSTGVVAAMDSPDQVGDFVIALANGCLAAGVPPKKMTPPMSKENLSKKLQGYSFADKVVFVGAVAGVVPPVGSSGVEMVANEMEGELAMAGIKEGAKNTPVDFRNPCISIDFGTTLDGRITSDVAPGDPDPFAKTIGNFCGLAGAIPDSIVRGTGQVEGRTGTALDMFGDKSALEGVSRIGRSAGIVEDYVEQIHRHIDIRRVPPDRERFGRVPVNSRVAHDSGVVLIGCDVGENGSETGALNTIGAEIYEKYSKGLLTDVIDHVCSEMALRLIDVAVEHDLVPENSSIGFTGRAAISGKKPQYILNGIAERGLYKDPQDHVVFVDDGLARGAALMGRCMNSLGKPKNPLGGVRGGRCIMAERIKIGK; this is encoded by the coding sequence ATGTGCGCCCGTTTTCTTGACCGCTTCTTCAAACCCAAGCCATATATCGTAGAGAGCATACCGCCCCCCTCGGTCGCCCATGGTGCCGGGATGGCCGTGCCCGAATACAAGGTCAAGCCCTACTTTATCGTCGCCTCTGTGGAGATGGGCAACACCACCACCAAGTGCATCCTCACCGGCACGAACCTTGAGACCGGCCACGCCTATGCCATCAACAAGACCGTGAAGATGAGCCGCGACGTCCGCCCGCCAAAGCCAGGCGAAGAGGTCTTTGGGGCGACCCTGGACGGGACCAAGATCACCAGGGAGTCGGTCACCGAACTGGTCCGCGACACCCTTCTCGAGTGCCACAAGGAAGTCGGGCTCTCGGTCACCGACGACCTCGACTTTGTCGTCAGGAGCACCGGCGTGGTGGCGGCGATGGACTCCCCTGACCAGGTCGGCGACTTCGTGATCGCCCTGGCCAACGGCTGCCTCGCAGCAGGCGTCCCGCCCAAGAAGATGACGCCCCCGATGTCCAAGGAGAACCTCTCGAAGAAACTCCAGGGGTACAGCTTCGCCGACAAGGTCGTCTTTGTCGGGGCGGTCGCCGGGGTCGTCCCGCCGGTCGGGAGTTCAGGCGTCGAGATGGTCGCCAACGAGATGGAAGGCGAACTCGCGATGGCCGGGATCAAGGAAGGGGCAAAGAACACCCCGGTCGACTTCCGCAACCCCTGCATCTCCATCGACTTCGGGACCACCCTCGACGGCCGGATCACCTCGGACGTCGCGCCCGGCGACCCCGACCCCTTCGCCAAGACCATCGGGAACTTCTGCGGACTTGCAGGTGCGATCCCCGACTCCATCGTCAGGGGCACCGGGCAGGTCGAGGGACGGACCGGGACGGCGCTGGATATGTTCGGCGACAAGAGCGCCCTTGAAGGCGTCTCCAGGATCGGACGGAGCGCCGGGATCGTCGAGGACTATGTCGAGCAGATCCACCGGCACATCGACATCAGGCGCGTCCCGCCCGACCGCGAACGCTTCGGGCGGGTGCCGGTCAACTCCAGGGTCGCCCACGACTCTGGGGTGGTCCTCATCGGGTGCGACGTCGGCGAGAACGGGAGCGAGACCGGTGCACTCAATACTATCGGCGCAGAGATCTATGAGAAGTACAGTAAAGGTCTGCTCACCGATGTGATCGACCATGTCTGCTCAGAGATGGCCCTGCGGCTCATCGACGTCGCCGTCGAGCACGACCTGGTCCCTGAGAACTCGTCCATCGGGTTCACCGGCCGGGCGGCGATCTCAGGGAAGAAGCCGCAGTATATCCTGAACGGGATCGCCGAGCGCGGGCTGTACAAAGATCCGCAGGACCACGTGGTCTTTGTGGACGACGGGCTTGCACGGGGCGCCGCCCTGATGGGCAGGTGCATGAACTCCCTTGGCAAACCGAAGAACCCGCTCGGCGGCGTCCGCGGTGGACGGTGTATCATGGCCGAGCGGATCAAGATCGGAAAATGA
- a CDS encoding ArsR family transcriptional regulator, translating into MTSPPEECTYGQEIRDELQAIRRELRHLAEVRDCSYLDDLMTGLRREYGQVAIGAHLENVQAGLEQRLDQGCAGRERCAEVFYQIIRESALKVGDGTVTPDAIAGQKTRLQALREKAPSAACGPCFDATLLFLEKQAEIAEGLGLKDGQDRAEIAGIPVEETVRDLLEPTASVPRLMVLKALAERSLSFSDLSRLTGLLGGNLLFHLSRLEEAGLIVQRRTRGEYHLTGTGYLSLQGIARICAALAPAKKHSIGQDRKV; encoded by the coding sequence ATGACATCTCCTCCAGAAGAATGCACCTACGGCCAGGAGATCAGGGACGAACTGCAGGCCATCAGGAGAGAACTCCGGCACCTCGCCGAAGTGAGGGACTGCAGTTATCTCGACGACCTCATGACCGGACTGCGCAGGGAGTACGGGCAGGTGGCCATCGGCGCCCACCTGGAGAACGTGCAGGCCGGACTCGAACAGCGCCTTGATCAAGGGTGTGCCGGGCGGGAACGGTGCGCCGAGGTCTTCTACCAGATCATCAGGGAGAGCGCCCTCAAGGTGGGGGACGGCACCGTCACCCCCGACGCGATCGCCGGGCAGAAAACCCGTCTCCAGGCCCTCAGGGAGAAGGCCCCGTCGGCGGCATGCGGCCCCTGCTTTGACGCCACGCTCCTGTTCCTCGAAAAACAGGCCGAGATCGCCGAAGGACTCGGGCTCAAGGACGGGCAGGACCGTGCCGAGATCGCCGGGATCCCGGTGGAAGAGACGGTCAGGGACCTCCTCGAACCCACCGCCAGCGTCCCGAGACTCATGGTCCTCAAGGCCCTCGCCGAGAGGTCGCTCTCCTTCTCAGACCTCTCGCGACTGACCGGCCTCCTCGGCGGCAACCTCCTCTTCCACCTCTCGCGGCTCGAAGAGGCCGGACTCATCGTGCAGCGCCGGACCCGCGGGGAATATCATCTCACCGGGACCGGGTACCTCTCCCTCCAGGGGATCGCCCGGATCTGCGCAGCGCTGGCACCGGCGAAGAAGCACTCGATTGGTCAGGATAGAAAGGTATAA
- the carB gene encoding carbamoyl-phosphate synthase large subunit produces the protein MPRNPQIKKALLIGSGPIQIGQAAEFDFSGSQACRALREEGVEVVLVNSNPATIQTDPEMAEKVYIEPLQPEIIAMIIEKEKPDGILSGMGGQTGLNLTAELAEMGALDGVEILGTPLEAIYEGEDREKFKDLMNRIDEPVPKSMILEHIEDLDRALDLVGLPAIIRPAYTLGGAGGGIAHTEEELRRIVDVGLNRSRIHQVLIEESVMGWKEIEFEVMRDASDTCIIICGMENVDPMGVHTGESVVVAPILTLRDDEFQMMRSAAIRIIRALDVQGGCNIQFAYKDGDYRVIEVNPRVSRSSALASKATGYPIARVAAKIAIGLRLDEITNPVTGVTPASFEPAIDYVVVKIPRWPFDKFKTADRTLTTAMKSTGEVMAIGRTLEEAFKKAMRSLDTDVREHTNANEIRMILTSPTDERFGCLFDAFRQGMSVEEVASLTGITPFFLEKVNHIVEIETQLREERSEEVVRLAKNYGFSNTEIAALTGMDRAQVDEIAGRPTYKMVDTCAAEFPAQTPYLYSTWEDENEDLHDPRKKVLILGSGPIRIGQGIEFDYCTVHAVKAARDEGVAVHIVNNNPETVSTDFDTSDRLFFEPMQLEDVVNILINDDYDGVMVQFGGQNSVNLAIPIEQEIARLGLKTRVLGTSPDAMDMAEDRDRFSVLLDRLQIPSAPNGSAYSEDEARRIADTIGYPVLVRPSYVLGGRAMEIVHDEVELDSYMKEAVRVSKQHPVLIDRFLQNAVEIDVDAVCDGDEVIIGGVMEHIEEAGVHSGDSACVIPTQSLSASVTDRVKDYTRRLALEMGVVGLINIQFAVKDDVVYVLEANPRASRTVPFVSKATGLPLAKIAAKVMMGRKLADLGYEEQTISHVAVKEVLLPFSKLPGVDTVLGPEMKSTGEVMGLDYDFGRAYYKACLAADNDLPLEGNVFISVSDELKESIVPIARKLQALGLTIYCTGGTAEYLSQSGVEVKMVRKVQEGSPNVIDMMRRGEISQIINIPSDKQSRHDHYTIMRVAIDYSVPYITTLSAAKAATEAIEVMKHEEITIEPLDHYIEKA, from the coding sequence ATGCCGCGCAACCCACAGATCAAGAAGGCGCTGCTCATCGGGTCGGGCCCTATCCAGATCGGGCAGGCGGCGGAGTTCGACTTCTCAGGCTCGCAGGCCTGCCGCGCCCTGCGCGAGGAGGGGGTCGAGGTGGTCCTGGTCAACTCCAACCCGGCGACCATCCAGACCGACCCCGAGATGGCCGAGAAGGTCTATATCGAGCCCTTGCAGCCGGAGATCATCGCGATGATCATCGAGAAGGAGAAGCCCGACGGGATCCTCTCAGGGATGGGTGGCCAGACCGGGCTGAACTTAACGGCCGAACTTGCCGAGATGGGCGCCCTCGACGGCGTCGAGATCCTGGGCACGCCGCTCGAGGCGATCTACGAGGGGGAGGACCGCGAGAAGTTCAAAGATCTGATGAACCGGATCGACGAACCTGTCCCGAAGAGCATGATCCTCGAGCACATCGAGGACCTCGACAGGGCGCTCGACCTGGTCGGTCTCCCTGCGATCATCAGGCCTGCCTACACCCTCGGTGGTGCGGGCGGCGGGATCGCCCACACCGAGGAAGAACTCCGCCGGATCGTCGACGTCGGCCTCAACCGCTCGCGTATCCACCAGGTGCTCATCGAAGAGTCGGTGATGGGCTGGAAGGAGATCGAGTTTGAGGTGATGCGCGACGCCTCCGACACCTGCATCATCATCTGCGGGATGGAGAATGTCGACCCGATGGGCGTCCATACCGGCGAGTCGGTCGTCGTCGCCCCGATCCTCACCCTGCGCGACGACGAGTTCCAGATGATGCGTTCGGCGGCGATCAGGATCATCCGCGCCCTGGACGTGCAGGGCGGGTGCAACATCCAGTTCGCCTACAAAGACGGGGACTACCGGGTCATCGAGGTGAACCCGCGTGTCTCGCGTTCCTCGGCCCTTGCCTCCAAGGCGACCGGCTACCCGATCGCGCGGGTGGCGGCCAAGATCGCCATCGGGTTGCGCCTCGACGAGATCACCAACCCGGTCACCGGCGTGACCCCGGCCTCGTTTGAACCGGCCATCGACTATGTCGTCGTGAAGATCCCGAGGTGGCCCTTCGACAAGTTCAAGACCGCCGACCGGACGCTCACCACGGCGATGAAGTCGACCGGCGAGGTGATGGCCATCGGCCGCACCCTGGAAGAGGCCTTCAAGAAGGCGATGCGTTCGCTCGACACCGATGTGCGCGAGCACACCAATGCCAACGAGATCAGGATGATCCTCACCAGCCCCACCGACGAGCGTTTCGGCTGTCTCTTCGACGCCTTCAGGCAGGGGATGAGCGTGGAGGAGGTTGCCTCCCTCACCGGGATCACGCCTTTCTTCCTGGAAAAGGTCAACCACATCGTCGAGATCGAGACGCAGCTCAGGGAGGAGAGGAGCGAGGAGGTCGTCAGGCTTGCCAAGAACTACGGGTTCTCCAACACCGAGATCGCCGCCCTCACCGGCATGGACCGGGCACAGGTCGACGAGATCGCCGGCAGGCCGACCTACAAGATGGTCGACACCTGCGCCGCCGAGTTCCCGGCACAGACGCCGTACCTCTACTCCACCTGGGAAGACGAGAACGAGGACCTCCATGACCCGCGCAAGAAGGTGCTCATCCTTGGCTCAGGCCCGATCAGGATCGGGCAGGGGATCGAGTTCGATTACTGCACCGTCCATGCGGTGAAGGCGGCGCGGGATGAGGGTGTTGCGGTCCACATTGTCAACAACAACCCTGAGACGGTCTCCACCGACTTCGACACCTCCGACCGGCTCTTCTTCGAGCCGATGCAACTCGAGGACGTCGTCAACATCCTCATAAACGACGACTACGACGGGGTGATGGTCCAGTTCGGCGGGCAGAACTCGGTGAACCTGGCCATCCCGATCGAGCAGGAGATCGCACGTCTCGGGCTCAAGACCAGGGTGCTCGGCACCTCGCCGGACGCCATGGACATGGCCGAGGACCGCGACCGGTTCAGCGTCCTCCTTGACAGACTCCAGATCCCCTCGGCCCCGAACGGCTCGGCCTACTCTGAGGACGAGGCACGGAGGATCGCCGACACTATCGGCTACCCGGTCCTGGTCAGGCCGAGTTATGTGCTCGGCGGACGGGCGATGGAGATCGTCCATGACGAGGTCGAACTGGACAGTTATATGAAGGAGGCGGTGCGGGTCTCGAAGCAGCACCCGGTGCTCATCGATCGTTTCCTCCAGAACGCCGTGGAAATCGATGTGGACGCCGTCTGCGACGGGGACGAGGTGATCATCGGCGGGGTGATGGAGCATATCGAGGAGGCCGGGGTCCACTCAGGCGACTCGGCCTGCGTCATCCCGACCCAGTCCCTCTCGGCCTCGGTGACCGACCGGGTGAAGGATTACACCCGCAGGCTCGCCCTCGAGATGGGGGTCGTCGGGCTGATCAACATCCAGTTCGCGGTCAAGGACGACGTCGTTTATGTGCTCGAAGCAAACCCGCGGGCCAGCAGGACCGTGCCCTTCGTCTCGAAGGCGACCGGGCTCCCGCTCGCGAAGATCGCCGCCAAGGTGATGATGGGGCGCAAACTCGCAGACCTCGGGTACGAGGAGCAGACCATCTCCCATGTGGCGGTCAAGGAAGTGCTCCTCCCGTTCAGCAAACTCCCTGGCGTCGACACCGTCCTCGGGCCCGAGATGAAGTCGACCGGCGAGGTGATGGGCCTGGACTACGACTTCGGTCGGGCCTATTACAAGGCCTGTCTTGCGGCGGACAACGACCTCCCCCTGGAGGGCAATGTCTTCATCTCGGTCTCCGACGAGTTGAAGGAGTCGATCGTCCCGATTGCCAGGAAACTCCAGGCCCTCGGGCTGACCATCTACTGCACCGGCGGCACGGCCGAGTACCTCAGCCAGTCTGGGGTCGAGGTGAAGATGGTCAGGAAGGTCCAGGAGGGCTCGCCCAATGTCATCGACATGATGCGCAGAGGCGAGATCAGCCAGATCATCAACATCCCCTCAGACAAGCAGTCACGCCATGACCACTACACCATCATGCGGGTGGCCATCGACTACTCGGTCCCGTACATCACCACCCTCTCGGCGGCCAAGGCGGCGACTGAGGCGATCGAGGTGATGAAGCACGAGGAGATCACCATCGAGCCTCTGGACCACTATATCGAGAAGGCGTAA
- the carA gene encoding glutamine-hydrolyzing carbamoyl-phosphate synthase small subunit yields MKAVLGLEDGEFVVGEGFGVEGSCSGELVFSTQMTGYMEALTDPSYAGQLLMFTYPLIGNYGVDHDNFQGPEVCALGCITREVCTHPASLPSLPDYFEEHNLFGITGVDTRKLTIKTREHGTMRAALIVGSDDGEEAVRMARAAPDIAATDLIPQVSCDELLHLPGKGKRIAIMDLGIKKNMVISLARRGADLYLFPHDATPAEIDACEPEALFISNGPGDPQRATGAINAVKHYLGDLPVFGICMGNQVAALALGGETYKMKFGHRGSNQPVRHMDGQIYITTQNHGFAVDAGTLPEGCQVVYENVNDGSLEGFCDEDLNLFCVQFHPEAHGGPHDTERPIFDLMYRRIV; encoded by the coding sequence ATGAAGGCGGTTCTGGGTCTTGAAGACGGCGAATTCGTTGTCGGAGAGGGATTTGGTGTTGAAGGCTCCTGTTCCGGGGAACTGGTCTTCAGCACGCAGATGACCGGGTACATGGAAGCGCTGACCGATCCGAGTTATGCGGGTCAGCTCCTCATGTTCACCTATCCTCTCATCGGCAATTATGGCGTAGACCATGATAATTTTCAGGGTCCCGAGGTGTGTGCCCTCGGGTGCATTACACGGGAAGTGTGCACCCATCCGGCATCTCTTCCCTCACTCCCTGACTATTTTGAAGAACACAATCTTTTTGGTATCACCGGCGTCGACACCCGGAAACTCACGATCAAGACAAGAGAGCACGGGACGATGCGGGCCGCCCTCATCGTCGGGAGCGACGACGGCGAAGAAGCGGTGCGGATGGCCCGCGCCGCCCCCGACATCGCGGCGACCGATCTGATCCCGCAGGTCTCCTGTGACGAACTCCTCCACCTCCCTGGCAAGGGCAAGCGGATCGCGATCATGGACCTTGGGATCAAGAAGAACATGGTGATCAGCCTTGCCAGGCGCGGCGCAGACCTCTACCTCTTCCCGCACGACGCCACGCCCGCAGAGATTGACGCATGCGAGCCCGAGGCCCTCTTCATCTCCAATGGCCCGGGGGACCCGCAGCGGGCGACCGGCGCCATCAACGCCGTGAAACATTACCTGGGCGACCTGCCGGTCTTCGGGATCTGCATGGGCAACCAGGTGGCCGCCCTCGCCCTCGGCGGCGAGACCTACAAGATGAAGTTCGGGCACCGCGGCTCGAACCAACCGGTCAGGCACATGGACGGACAGATCTACATCACCACGCAGAACCACGGGTTTGCAGTGGACGCCGGGACCCTCCCTGAAGGGTGTCAGGTCGTCTACGAGAATGTCAACGACGGCAGCCTCGAAGGGTTCTGCGACGAGGACCTCAATCTCTTCTGCGTCCAGTTCCACCCTGAGGCCCACGGCGGGCCGCACGATACTGAACGTCCTATCTTCGACCTGATGTACAGGAGGATCGTCTGA